The Triticum aestivum cultivar Chinese Spring chromosome 7B, IWGSC CS RefSeq v2.1, whole genome shotgun sequence genome window below encodes:
- the LOC123159853 gene encoding uncharacterized protein — MDAVESSSPYSPPSLRHKLRTTVCGCFGSPSSPGSSGERPHTGGGRARWRRRVAAVGEFRYDPLSYALNFDDGASVDGTEAEDAAFRHRNFNSRLPPSPVPASRAVAIA; from the coding sequence ATGGACGCGGTGGAGTCATCGTCGCCCTACTCCCCGCCCTCGCTGCGCCACAAGCTGAGGACGACCGTCTGCGGCTGCTTTGGATCACCATCGTCGCCGGGCAGCAGCGGGGAGAGGCCGCACACCGGCGGTGGCAGGGCCAGGTGGAGGCGACGCGTGGCGGCCGTGGGGGAGTTCAGGTACGACCCGCTCAGCTACGCGCTCAACTTCGACGACGGCGCCAGTGTCGACGGCACGGAAGCAGAGGATGCGGCCTTCCGGCACAGAAACTTCAACTCGCGCCTCCCTCCCTCACCCGTGCCGGCCTCCCGAGCCGTCGCCATCGCCTAA